The sequence GGGTGGATGCCTGCAAGCTTACTAATCGCAACACTGACCGCATTTAATCTAAGTGCGTTCCGCGCGCAGTTTCAAGAGCGTCAAGAATTCAGCCAATTCTACCAACCCTTCGGCCTCCTCACGTTCCGCAACTGATAAAGTTTCACCGGAATCTTGTCGAAACTAATAGGGTTTGTAAACGTGCATTTACCCCTAAGGGTAAGCGAAAGCGATCCAATTCTCCAGGAAGTTCAAATTGGATATTAAGTGTCATAGAGCACGCTGAGAAAATTCCATTCTAACTAAGGTCGAGTCACGACTGGCAACTCCGGCAGATGCGACGGCAATTCTGCTTGAAGTGGATTAGCACTAAAGTCGCTTACGCTTTTTTCCACCAACTCCCCCTCCGCCGCCATTTCCCGGATTTCCTCGGTAATTTTCATGCTGCAATATTTCGGCCCGCACATACTGCAAAAGTGGGCCGATTTAAATGTTTCTTGCGGAAGGGTCTCGTCATGCATCCGCCGGGCGGTTTCGGGGTCGAGCGACAGGCGAAATTGCTCGTTCCAGTCAAAACTAAACCGCGCGCGGGAGAGTGCGTCGTCCCGGTCGCGGGCGCCTTTGCGGTGGCGGGCTAAGTCCGCCGCGTGCGCGGCGATTTTGTACGCAATCACCCCTTGCCGCACGTCGTCCTTGTTCGGCAGGCCCAGGTGTTCCTTGGGCGTGACATAACAGAGCATGGCTGCGCCGCTCCAACCGGCCAGGGCGGCCCCGATGGCACTGGTGATATGGTCATAGCCGGGGGCGATATCGGTGACTAACGGCCCCAGCACATAGAACGGCGCTTCGTGGCACCAGTCCATTTGGCGTTTGATGTTAAAGTCGATATGGTCCATCGGCAGGTGGCCAGGGCCTTCGCACATGACCTGGGTGCCGTTTTTCCACCCGCGTAGGGTCAGCTCGCCCATGACTTTTAGCTCGGCAAATTGGGCCTCGTCGCTGGCATCGGCGATCGATCCCGGGCGTAGCCCGTCGCCGAGGCTCCAGGTGACGTCATAGGCCCGCATGATGTCGCATAAGTCGTCAAAATGGGTATAGAGAGGGTTTTGCTGGCGGTGGGCCATCATCCATTTGGCAATGAGCGATCCACCACGGCTGACAATGCCGGTGACGCGGCTGGTGG comes from Pirellulales bacterium and encodes:
- the thiC gene encoding phosphomethylpyrimidine synthase ThiC yields the protein MSKDDGLMTQILQAQAGVITPEMEYVARREHLEPELIRSEVARGRLVIPANKVHLAKSLEPMGIGVATKCKINANIGNSAVTSNLAEELLKLHTSIHFGADTVMDLSTGKGIDPIRTAIIEASPVPIGTVPIYQMLEELGGEIEEMKPQHFLDMVEHQAKQGVDYMTVHCGLLLEHLHLTTSRVTGIVSRGGSLIAKWMMAHRQQNPLYTHFDDLCDIMRAYDVTWSLGDGLRPGSIADASDEAQFAELKVMGELTLRGWKNGTQVMCEGPGHLPMDHIDFNIKRQMDWCHEAPFYVLGPLVTDIAPGYDHITSAIGAALAGWSGAAMLCYVTPKEHLGLPNKDDVRQGVIAYKIAAHAADLARHRKGARDRDDALSRARFSFDWNEQFRLSLDPETARRMHDETLPQETFKSAHFCSMCGPKYCSMKITEEIREMAAEGELVEKSVSDFSANPLQAELPSHLPELPVVTRP